Proteins encoded in a region of the Falco rusticolus isolate bFalRus1 chromosome 12, bFalRus1.pri, whole genome shotgun sequence genome:
- the FLRT3 gene encoding leucine-rich repeat transmembrane protein FLRT3, whose translation MISVTWSIFLVWTKIGLLLDMAPYSVSAKPCPSVCRCDVGFIYCNDRDLTSIPTGIPEDATTLFLQNNQINNAGIPSELKNLLRVERIYLYHNSLDEFPTNLPKYVKELHLQENNIRTITYDSLSQIPYLEELHLDDNSVSAVSIEDGAFRDNIYLRLLFLSRNHLSTIPWGLPKTIEELRLDDNRISTISELSLQDLTNLKRLVLDGNLLNNHGLGDKVFMNLVNLTELSLVRNSLTAAPVNLPGTNLRRLYLQENHINRVPPNAFSYLRQLYRLDMSNNNLSNLPQGVFDDLDNITQLFLRNNPWHCGCKMKWVRDWLQSLPLKVNVRGLMCQAPEKVRGMAIKDLNAELFDCKDNGMISTIQITTAVPNTLYPAQGHWPVSVTKQPDIKTPNLNKNYRTTASPVRKIITIFVKSVSTETIHISWKVALPMTALRLSWLKMGHSPAFGSITETIVTGDRNDYLLTALEPESPYRVCMVPMETSNIYLSDETPECIETETAPLKMYNPTTTLNREQEKEPYKNSSLPLAAIIGGAVALVAIALLALVCWYVHRNGSLFSRNCAYSKGRRRKDDYAEAGTKKDNSILEIRETSFQMIPITNDQVSKEEFVIHTIFPPNGMNLYKNSHSESSSNRSYRDSGIPDSDHSHS comes from the coding sequence ATGATTAGTGTAACCTGGAGCATCTTCCTAGTTTGGACTAAAATAGGGCTGTTACTTGACATGGCACCTTATTCTGTTAGTGCCAAACCATGCCCTTCAGTATGTCGCTGTGATGTGGGTTTCATATATTGTAATGATCGCGATTTGACGTCTATTCCTACAGGAATCCCAGAGGATGCTACTACCCTCTTCCTTCAGAACaatcaaataaataatgctGGGATTCCTTCAGAACTGAAGAACTTGCTTAGGGTGGAAAGAATATATTTATACCACAACAGCCTAGATGAATTCCCCACTAACCTCCCTAAGTACGTTAAGGAACTGCATTTGCAGGAGAATAATATAAGGACCATTACTTATGATTCGCTTTCACAAATTCCTTATCTGGAAGAACTGCATTTGGATGATAATTCCGTTTCCGCTGTTAGCATCGAGGATGGAGCTTTCCGGGACAACATCTATctcagacttctttttctctctcgAAATCACCTTAGCACCATTCCCTGGGGTTTGCCTAAAACGATAGAAGAGCTACGCTTGGATGATAATCGTATTTCCACGATTTCAGAGCTGTCCCTTCAAGACCTTACAAATCTAAAACGTCTTGTTTTAGACGGAAATCTTCTCAATAATCATGGATTAGGAGACAAAGTGTTCATGAATCTTGTCAATCTTACAGAACTGTCATTGGTCCGCAATTCGCTCACAGCCGCACCTGTAAATTTGCCAGGAACAAACCTAAGAAGGCTTTATCTTCAAGAAAACCACATCAACCGTGTGCCACCCAATGCTTTCTCTTACTTAAGGCAGTTGTATCGGCTAGATATGTCCAACAACAATCTTAGCAATTTACCTCAGGGTGTCTTTGATGATCTGGACAACATCACTCAGCTTTTTCTTCGCAACAACCCTTGGCACTGTGGGTGCAAAATGAAATGGGTACGTGACTGGTTACAGTCGTTGCCTTTAAAAGTTAATGTACGTGGACTGATGTGTCAGGCACCAGAAAAAGTACGTGGAATGGCTATCAAAGACCTCAACGCAGAACTATTTGATTGTAAGGACAACGGCATGATAAGCACCATCCAAATCACTACTGCGGTACCAAACACATTATACCCAGCGCAGGGGCACTGGCCAGTTTCTGTCACCAAACAACCAGACATCAAAACTCCCAACCTAAATAAAAACTACAGAACCACAGCAAGCCCAGTACGCAAAATCATTACAATATTTGTGAAATCCGTAAGCACGGAAACTATTCACATCTCCTGGAAAGTTGCACTGCCAATGACAGCTTTAAGGCTGAGCTGGCTCAAGATGGGTCACAGCCCCGCCTTTGGATCTATAACCGAAACGATAGTTACAGGCGACAGAAACGACTATTTGCTCACGGCTCTTGAACCAGAATCGCCATACCGTGTATGCATGGTTCCCATGGAAACCAGCAACATCTATCTCTCCGACGAAACGCCTGAATGCATCGAGACTGAGACAGCGCCTCTTAAAATGTACAACCCTACCACCACCCTCAATCGGGAGCAAGAGAAAGAACCTTACAAAAACTCCAGCTTGCCCTTAGCTGCCATCATCGGTGGCGCGGTGGCGCTGGTGGCCATAGCGCTGCTAGCCCTGGTCTGCTGGTACGTCCACAGAAACGGGTCCCTGTTCTCCCGGAACTGCGCCTACAGCAAGGGACGCCGGAGAAAAGATGACTACGCCGAAGCGGGAACCAAGAAGGATAATTCCATCCTAGAAATCAGGGAGACTTCTTTCCAGATGATACCAATAACCAACGACCAAGTGTCCAAGGAGGAATTTGTAATACACACCATTTTCCCACCTAATGGCATGAATCTGTACAAGAACAGCCACAGTGAAAGCAGTAGTAACAGGAGCTACAGAGACAGTGGTATTCCAGATTCAGATCATTCACACTCATGA